A genomic window from Silene latifolia isolate original U9 population chromosome Y, ASM4854445v1, whole genome shotgun sequence includes:
- the LOC141628901 gene encoding protein FAR1-RELATED SEQUENCE 5-like has protein sequence MIEFRYNGDGYVVFQFREGHNHRLCSLRNQQFQKKHRHLHLYHKKTIIDHSRVNQGPTRAFRNVKEYVDGYENVGAQLVDFKNFGRDIKCFIGDRDAQLFVNYFEDKRDTTEGFYFAYEVDSGKCLVRAFWCDAESRRNYALFGDYIAYDPTYSTNKYYSFTWVFQKFLDAMGQREPHCIITDQCAGIKLGLRAVFKHAKRRYCMWHIMQKVTDKVGPAISRETDFVSRLNAELEPLEFEEKWCQLVNEHNLDGNSWLSTMFRKRRKWIPAYFRDVPMGCLLRTTQRSESQNNFFKRFENAHGTLVEFLMRFQSAIDVQRHTQKQLDRDDDCTLPQLATSLKLEAHASKVYTNRFLDFQVEASLLFVPLVLVASHHLQTV, from the exons ATGATTGAGTTTCGCTATAATGGGGATGGTTATGTTGTTTTTCAGTTTCGTGAGGGGCATAATCACCGTCTTTGTTCACTTAGAAATCAGCAGTTTCAAAAAAAACACAGGCACCTCCATCTTTACCATAAAAAGACAATTATTGATCATTCAAGGGTTAATCAAGGGCCAACAAGGGCATTTAGAAATGTCAAGGAATATGTAGATGGCTATGAGAATGTTGGAGCTCAACTTGTTGATTTTAAGAATTTTGGAAGGGATATCAAATGTTTCATAGGAGACCGGGATGCTCAACTGTTTGTTAACTATTTTGAGGATAAACGTGATACCACTGAAGGTTTTTACTTTGCTTATGAGGTGGATTCTGGTAAATGCTTGGTTCGTGCGTTTTGGTGTGATGCAGAGTCTCGTAGAAACTATGCTTTGTTTGGTGATTACATCGCTTATGATCCAACTTACAGTACGAATAAGTATT ATTCTTTCACATGGGTCTTTCAAAAGTTCCTTGATGCTATGGGACAGCGAGAGCCACACTGTATAATAACTGATCAGTGTGCTGGAATAAAGCTGGGTTTGCGTGCTGTCTTCAAACATGCTAAGcgcagatattgcatgtggcatatcatgcaaaAGGTTACTGATAAGGTTGGGCCTGCAATTTCGAGAGAGACTGATTTTGTCAGCCGTTTGAATGCTGAGTTAGAACCTCTTGAATTTGAAGAAAAGTGGTGTCAGTTGGtcaatgagcataatcttgatGGTAATTCCTGGTTGTCAACCATGTTTAGAAAAAGGAGGAAATGGATCCCAGCTTATTTTCGTGATGTTCCTATGGGTTGTCTATTACGAACAACTCAACGTTCTGAGAGTCAGAATAATTTTTTCAAGCGTTTTGAAAATGCACATGGTACACTTGTTGAATTCTTGATGCGGTTTCAAAGTGCCATTGATGTACAacgccatactcaaaaacaacttGATAGAGACGATGATTGTACTCTTCCACAATTAGCGACTTCTCTTAAGTTGGAAGCTCATGCTTCCAAGGTTTATACAAATCGCTTTCTCGATTTTCAAGTAGAAGCTTCGCTTCTATTTGTTCCCTTAGTGTTGGTGGCTTCACACCACCTGCAAACGGTGTAG
- the LOC141634108 gene encoding protein RETARDED ROOT GROWTH, mitochondrial-like, translating into MGRWRVYRLLYRRIYCIPSSSYMNGSTPPFKPFVFSSFCSDPTSRFHLSKSFSSSSSSSAAVALAHDYYDAQSHVHDDEYQQTAMIPVKAFFLSTSINLRSIQVENAGNVVPPTSRNSNNVTLRFSNKHSETIGMAFRSDVICQSYMVVFHYGSAVLFNVEDHEVDFFLNIVRRHASGVLRETKKDDYTVMETPTLVEDMQGGADYIVLRHLDTDGIRIIGSVLGQSIALDYFVSQVDIMVEEFADINRAMEKTGTFTMHRKKLFQLVGKANSNLADVILKVGLFDRSEIAWREAKYALINEYLREEYEVTQRFANLDIKLKFIEHNIHFLQEVLQNRRSDLLEWCIIVLLSIENVIGLYEIAKDSMGGSL; encoded by the exons ATGGGGAGATGGAGAGTTTACCGTCTCCTATATCGCCGCATATACTGCATTCCTTCATCTTCTTACATGAACGGCAGTACACCTCCTTTCAAACCCTTTGTTTTTTCTTCCTTTTGCTCAGATCCCACCTCTAGATTTCATCTTTCGAAGTCCttctcttcttcgtcttcttcttctgCCGCTGTTGCTTTGGCCCATGATTATTACGATGCTCAATCCCATGTACATGATGATGAATACCAACAAACTGCTATGATTCCTGTCAAAGCCTTTTTCCTTTCTACAAG TATCAACTTGAGGAGCATACAAGTAGAGAATGCTGGAAATGTCGTTCCTCCAACTTCCCGCAACTCAAATAACGTTACACTCAGATTCTCCAATAAACATTCTGAAACGATT GGAATGGCATTTAGAAGTGATGTGATTTGTCAGAGTTACATGGTGGTATTTCACTATGGATCTGCTGTTCTTTTCAACGTTGAGGACCATGAAGTtgatttctttttgaacattgtTAGGAGACATGCTTCTGGAGTGCTTCGAGAGACAAAAAAAGATG ACTATACAGTGATGGAGACGCCCACACTTGTTGAAGATATGCAGGGTGGTGCTGACTACATAGTTCTTAGACATCTAGATACTGATGGGATCCGCATTATTGGGAGTGTGCTTGGCCAAAGTATTGCCTTAGATTATTTTGTGTCGCAG GTCGATATCATGGTAGAAGAATTTGCAGATATAAATCGTGCAATGGAGAAAACTGGAACGTTTACAATGCATAGAAAGAAGCTTTTTCAACTTGTCGGCAAAGCAAACTCAAATCTTGCTGATGTCATTCTTAAAGTTGGTCTTTTTGACAG ATCAGAGATTGCTTGGAGGGAGGCAAAATATGCCCTGATAAATGAGTATCTACGTGAAGAGTATGAGGTCACTCAGCGATTTGCAAATCTTGATATAAAGCTGAAGTTTATTGAG CACAACATCCATTTCTTGCAAGAAGTACTGCAGAATAGGAGATCAGATCTGCTGGAGTGGTGCATTATTGTTCTGTTGAGTATCGAGAATGTGATAGGATTGTATGAAATTGCCAAAGACTCCATGGGTGGTTCTCTCTGA